One Vigna unguiculata cultivar IT97K-499-35 chromosome 7, ASM411807v1, whole genome shotgun sequence genomic region harbors:
- the LOC114192454 gene encoding probable indole-3-pyruvate monooxygenase YUCCA8, with protein MENLFRLVDYEETLSKRCIWVNGPVIVGAGPSGLATAACLKQEGVPFMLLERAECIASLWQKRTYDRLKLHLPKQFCQLPNLPFPQHFPKYPSKNQFIDYLESYARHFDINPRFNQCVQSARYDETTGLWRLKTVATCGSVKNEFEYICRWLVVATGENAECVMPEIQGLREFKGDVIHACQYKCGERFKGKKVLVVGCGNSGMELSLDLFNHTASPSIVVRSPVHVLPREVFGKSTFELATLMLQWLPLWVVDKILLVLAWLVLGNMEKFGLRRPSEGPLSWKNTKGKTPVLDIGTLEKIRSGNIKVVPAIKRFGNGCVELVNGEKQDVDAVVLATGYRSNVPYWLQEGEFFSENGFPKCPFPNGWKGNVGLYAVGFTRRGLSGASFDAVKIAQDIAHLWKQDTKQHKHRTTACHRRCISQF; from the exons ATGGAAAACTTGTTTCGCCTAGTTGATTATGAGGAGACGTTATCAAAACGTTGCATTTGGGTGAACGGTCCTGTGATCGTAGGTGCAGGTCCTTCGGGACTGGCCACAGCAGCGTGTCTGAAACAAGAAGGGGTACCCTTCATGCTTCTAGAACGAGCCGAATGCATAGCCTCACTGTGGCAAAAACGCACTTACGACAGATTAAAACTCCATCTCCCCAAACAGTTCTGTCAGCTTCCCAACCTCCCATTCCCACAACACTTCCCCAAATATCCCTCCAAGAATCAATTCATTGACTACCTCGAATCCTACGCACGACACTTCGACATAAACCCACGATTCAACCAGTGTGTCCAGTCCGCCAGGTACGATGAAACCACCGGCCTGTGGAGGCTGAAAACCGTTGCCACCTGTGGCTCTGTGAAGAATGAGTTTGAGTACATTTGCAGGTGGCTGGTGGTGGCCACCGGAGAGAATGCGGAGTGCGTCATGCCTGAGATTCAAGGGTTGAGGGAATTCAAAGGAGATGTTATTCATGCATGCCAGTATAAATGTGGGGAAAGATTCAAGGGGAAGAAAGTTCTTGTTGTTGGTTGTGGCAACTCTGGCATGGAACTCTCACTTGACTTGTTTAACCACACTGCTTCTCCTTCCATCGTTGTTCGTAGTCCG GTTCATGTGTTGCCTAGAGAAGTGTTTGGGAAGTCGACGTTTGAATTGGCGACTTTGATGCTACAATGGTTGCCACTTTGGGTAGTGGACAAAATTCTATTGGTGCTGGCGTGGTTGGTGTTGGGGAACATGGAGAAGTTTGGGCTGAGAAGACCTTCGGAAGGTCCTTTATCGTGGAAGAACACAAAGGGAAAGACCCCTGTTTTAGACATTGGGACGTTGGAGAAAATTAGATCCGGTAACATAAAAGTTGTTCCTGCGATAAAGAGGTTCGGCAATGGCTGCGTGGAGCTTGTTAATGGTGAAAAACAAGATGTTGATGCAGTGGTGCTTGCGACAGGGTACCGTAGCAACGTCCCTTATTGGCTTCAG gAAGGTGAATTTTTCTCGGAAAATGGTTTCCCAAAGTGTCCATTCCCAAATGGTTGGAAAGGAAATGTTGGACTATATGCTGTTGGGTTTACAAGGAGAGGGCTCTCTGGTGCCTCCTTCGATGCTGTCAAAATCGCTCAAGACATTGCTCATCTTTGGAAACAAGATACTAAGCAACATAAACATCGTACCACTGCTTGTCATAGACGTTGCATTTCTCAGTTCTGA